The nucleotide window AGATATCGACTATGTGGTTCAATTACGTCAACAATTGCGTCAGGCCGATCTGGAAGTAGTAAAAATATGGAAAGCCTTAGCTATTGAAAGCCCGGCACAATTGCCGGATCTTCCGGTTGACGCTTTTGTTCTGGACAACCGCGGTGGCGGCAGCGGCAAGGCTTTTAACTGGGAGTTGCTGGAACCATTAAGTACTGAAGAACGTCAACGCTGTTTGCTAGCCGGGGGGATTGGCCCCGACAGTATTGCCAGTGCAATTGAATTAGGCTTTGCCGGAGTGGACATCAACTCACAAGCCGAATGGAAACCCGGCATTAAAGACAGCCGAAAAGTAGCTCAAACATTCACGAAAATCCGCCATTATGGTCGTTTTTCAGAAAGTCATCTTTTAAACAAGAATACCCAACAGGAGGCTGTATGAGTCAGTCATTACCCGCTTATTTTGGCGATTTCGGCGGCCAGTTCGTTCCTGAAATCTTGCTACCGGCATTAGAGCAGTTGGAGCAGGCCTTTATCGAAGCGCAGCAGGACGAAGAATTTCAGGCTGAGTTTCGCGGATTACTGAAAAACTACTTAGGCAGACCGACACCACTGAGTTTGTGCCGTAACCTGCCGCTGAACAGCCCGAATAAAACCAAAATTTACCTTAAACGTGAAGACTTACTTCATGGCGGCGCCCACAAAACCAACCAGGTGCTGGGACAAGCGTTACTGGCTAAGCGCATGGGAAAAACGCGCATTATCGCCGAAACCGGCGCTGGACAGCACGGTACCGCAACAGCCCTTGCCTGTGCCCTGCTGGACCTGGAATGCATTATTTATATGGGCAAAAAAGACGTTGAGCGCCAGCAGCCCAATGTTTTTCGCATGGAATTAATGGGCGCAAAAGTGGTACCTGTGGATACCGGCAGCGGTACCTTAAAGGATGCCGTCAACGAGGCTCTGCGTGACTGGACTGCAAGTTATCCCGACACCCATTATTTATTAGGGACAGCCGCGGGCGCACACCCCTTCCCGACTATAGTGCGTGAGTTTCATCGCATGATTGGCGAAGAAGCTAAAGCCCAGATTATAGAGCAGGCGGGTCGCTTACCGGACGAAGTTATTGCCTGTGTCGGCGGCGGCTCCAACGCTATTGGCATGTTCGCCGATTTTATCGACGAAGAAGGTGTTGATCTAGTGGGTGTTGAGCCCGCAGGTAAAGGCGTGGAAACCAAGCAGCACGGCGCCACACTGGCTGCAGGTAAACCTGGAATTTTGCATGGTTGCCTGTCGTTTCTAATGCAGGACGGCGAAGGACAAATTGAAGAGTCCTATTCAGTATCAGCTGGTCTGGACTACCCTGGCGTGGGCCCTCAACATGCGCATTTAAAAGCAAGTGGTCGCGCGCGTTACGAGTCAGTAACCGATGAAGAAGCGCTGGAAGCTTTTAAACTGCTCTCCCGTCATGAAGGCATTATTCCTGCACTGGAACCCGCTCATGCGCTGGCTTACGCGCTCAAACGGGCCGCCGAACCGGACGCTCCGGAAATATTATTACTCAACTTATCCGGCCGCGGCGATAAAGACATTGACCACGTACGTCGTATTTTTAGTGCTCAGGAAAATGCTGAAGTTAGCGCGAAAGGAGAACAAAAATGAGCCGGTATGAAACCTGTTTCGCACAGTTAAAAGCTAATAACCAGGGTGCCTTCGTGCCTTTTGTCACGCTTGGTGACCCAACTCCCGGGCAAAGTGTGGAAGTTATCAAGGCTCTTATTGATGGCGGTGCCGATGCACTGGAACTCGGCCTGCCATTTTCGGACCCGGTTGCCGATGGCCCCATGATCCAGCGGGCAAATTTACGAGCCTTAGAGTCGGGAACAACCTTTAAGCACATTTTAGAGATTTTAAAGGAAGTTAGAGACTATTCACCACAGATACCGATAGGTTTATTGGTTTACGCAAACCTCATCTACGCGAAAGGTGTTCGCAACTTTTATCAGCAAATGAAAG belongs to Idiomarina sp. PL1-037 and includes:
- the trpB gene encoding tryptophan synthase subunit beta, which translates into the protein MSQSLPAYFGDFGGQFVPEILLPALEQLEQAFIEAQQDEEFQAEFRGLLKNYLGRPTPLSLCRNLPLNSPNKTKIYLKREDLLHGGAHKTNQVLGQALLAKRMGKTRIIAETGAGQHGTATALACALLDLECIIYMGKKDVERQQPNVFRMELMGAKVVPVDTGSGTLKDAVNEALRDWTASYPDTHYLLGTAAGAHPFPTIVREFHRMIGEEAKAQIIEQAGRLPDEVIACVGGGSNAIGMFADFIDEEGVDLVGVEPAGKGVETKQHGATLAAGKPGILHGCLSFLMQDGEGQIEESYSVSAGLDYPGVGPQHAHLKASGRARYESVTDEEALEAFKLLSRHEGIIPALEPAHALAYALKRAAEPDAPEILLLNLSGRGDKDIDHVRRIFSAQENAEVSAKGEQK